A window from Drosophila yakuba strain Tai18E2 chromosome 3L, Prin_Dyak_Tai18E2_2.1, whole genome shotgun sequence encodes these proteins:
- the LOC6533497 gene encoding mitogen-activated protein kinase kinase kinase kinase 4 isoform X4: protein MAHQQQQQLAPSVNCSLDDIDLTALKDPAGIFELIEVVGNGTYGQVYKGRHTKTGQLAAIKVMDVTEDEEEEIKLEINVLKKYSNHRNIATYYGAFIKKSPPGKDDQLWLVMEYCGAGSVTDLVKSTKGQSLKEEWIAYICREILRGLSYLHSNKVIHRDIKGQNVLLTDNAEVKLVDFGVSAQLDRTIGRRNTFIGTPYWMAPEVIACDENPDATYDNRSDLWSLGITALEMAESQPPLCDLHPMRALFLIPRNSPPRLKSKKWSKKFHGFIDTVLVKDYHQRPYTENLLKHGFIKDQPTDRQVRIQLKDHIDRCKKRKQEKEREDYRYSGSDNDDDEPQLAGEHSSIVQAPGGDTLRRNFQQIQEGRLAAEQQQQHHLMAQAQAQAAAAHAAAQAQAQLQQQQQQAAAAAAAAAHAAQQAQQAAQQQAQAQQPQANRQPKPPSRQQVEEPGPPARPPQRLIVVPDPPHANRPLPPTPKCGEPAGQTPQQQQRNSQNNFKPSLPPRRPEPQPQTAAGGQGSQQQAQPEAPPRNNRQSSGLSSSGGSASGGGGSSKPAAALPQQSNNHLGQPVNPLDPLDSSDSDSEPDEPNDRARNDGTLLASDPPKPLPGLGPVSEDVSTTTPLSHGSGGPPNRPLPPTPDDDDQAGDRTLIMKRKLEQNINRLQKSASTSQANVTPSRRGDESNLLRDWDFDRFFPKNANGPRGSGRGSPTTTASLSRSSQLSTLKVDTKLQRASVAEAITRPVPRGYQPLKAEPTASQSIAKEQGSGSGSGSASGSGSSGSTNSPAHKRQDSDSRLPMNFERGFRRENSDFFPLAKRYSAVFSGATASGSTAGSPSAQALQRSSAVYQRNSIYNSSISSKSKENAAPGTPGAAAAGTATVTATASAKPGATASTTTATKGAAPKTSKSLGNFHFLRPRREKTESVIVLQNAAVRAQRQQQLQQQQQQQQQQLQQQQQQQNRGGGGGGGGGSSGVGADGTGLGTPGTRTSSVLPDLLSQASPATPPRHDKSSSEEYQAAISSSVHSTPSKSFIASSGSGGGGLGLGGGTVVGGVIISSNHSPQSTISLASSSSNSRQNSPKNSISKTRSSSSITNLLHKSASSSSANLHHLTPCSSTSSASISNPLPPHAYALQQKQRSFLTFGFGAGGSGPSRRESHVNVNVTPTSHEAANDTPEIRKYKKRFNSEILCAALWGVNLLIGTENGLMLLDRSGQGKVYQLISRRRFQQMEVLEGQNILVTISGKKNRVRVYYLSWLKSKILRTDGLSDQVERRNGWINVGDLQGAVHFKIVKYERIKFLVIALKDSIEIYAWAPKPYHKFMAFKNFGELEHRPLLVDLTIEDQSRLKVIYGSAEGFHAVDLDSAEVYDIYLPKHTQGAIIPHCIVALPNSNGMQLLLCYDNEGVYVNTVGRVSKNIVLQWGEMPTSVAYIGTGQIMGWGNKAIEIRSVESGHLDGVFMHKKAQRLKFLCERNDKVFFSSAKGASSCQIYFMTLNKPGMANW from the exons GGCCGTCACACGAAGACTGGTCAATTGGCTGCCATAAAGGTGATGGACGTCACCGAGGACGAAGAGGAGGAGATCAAGCTGGAGATCAATGTGCTAAAGAAATACTCGAATCACCGCAACATTGCCACCTACTACGGTGCCTTCATCAAGAAGTCACCGCCTGGGAAGGACGATCAGCTATGGCTGGTGATGGAGTACTGTGGTGCTGGATCGGTGACGGATCTGGTCAAGTCCACCAAGGGTCAGAGCCTGAAGGAGGAGTGGATCGCCTACATTTGCCGCGAGATCCTGCGGGGCCTGAGCTACCTGCACTCGAACAAAGTCATCCATCGCGACATCAAGGGGCAGAATGTGCTCCTCACCGACAATGCCGAGGTGAAGCTGGTGGACTTTGGTGTGTCCGCTCAGCTGGATCGCACGATAGGCCGGCGCAACACATTCATCG GTACTCCCTACTGGATGGCCCCCGAGGTCATTGCCTGCGACGAGAATCCCGACGCCACGTACGACAATCGCTCCGATCTGTGGTCGCTGGGCATCACCGCCCTGGAGATGGCTGAGTCACAGCCCCCGCTCTGCGATCTGCATCCGATGCGCGCCCTCTTCCTGATTCCGCGCAACTCGCCACCCAGACTCAAATCGAAGAAGTGGTCCAAGAAGTTTCACGGCTTTATTGACACGGTGCTAG TTAAGGACTATCACCAGCGGCCTTACACCGAGAACCTGCTGAAGCACGGCTTCATCAAGGACCAGCCCACAGATCGCCAGGTGCGCATCCAGCTGAAGGACCACATCGATCGCTGCAAGAAGCGcaagcaggagaaggagcgcGAGGACTATCGCTACTCGGGCTccgacaacgacgacgacgaacCGCAGCTGGCCGGCGAGCACAGCTCCATTGTCCAGGCACCAGGCGGCGATACGTTGCGCCGCAACTTCCAGCAGATCCAGGAGGGTCGCCTGGCcgccgagcagcagcagcagcatcacctGATGGCCCAGGCGCAGGCCCAGGCGGCTGCCGCCCATGCCGCTGCCCAGGCACAGGCGcaactccagcagcagcaacaacaggctgcggcggcggcagcagcggcggcccATGCAGCACAACAGGCTCAGCAGGCCGcccagcagcaggcgcaggcCCAGCAGCCCCAGGCCAATCGGCAGCCGAAACCGCCATCG cGCCAGCAGGTTGAGGAGCCGGGTCCGCCGGCACGGCCGCCACAGCGCCTGATCGTGGTGCCGGATCCGCCGCACGCCAATCGGCCATTGCCACCGACCCCCAAGTGCGGCGAGCCGGCGGGACAGacgccgcagcaacagcagcgcaaCTCGCAGAATAACTTCAAGCCATCG ttaCCACCAAGGAGACCTGAG CCACAGCCGCAGACGGCCGCCGGTGGCCAGGGATCCCAGCAGCAGGCACAGCCGGAGGCGCCGCCTCGCAACAATCGCCAGTCGAGCGGTCTGTCCTCCTCCGGGGGATCGGCATCCGGAGGCGGCGGCTCATCCAAGCCGGCCGCCGCACTGCCGCAACAGTCGAACAATCATCTGGGCCAGCCGGTGAATCCACTGGATCCCTTGGACAGCAGCGATTCGGACAGCGAGCCGGATGAGCCCAACGATCGGGCCAGGAACGATGGAACTCTACTGGCCAGTGATCCGCCCAAGCCACT GCCCGGCTTGGGACCCGTCTCCGAGGACGTCAGCACGACAACGCCCTTGAGTCACGGCAGCGGTGGACCGCCCAACCGCCCACTGCCGCCCACGCCCGACGACGACGATCAGGCCGGCGATCGGACTTTGATCATGAAGCGC AAACTAGAGCAGAACATAAACCGCCTGCAAAAGTCCGCCTCCACATCGCAAGCCAATGTGACACCGTCGCGTCGCGGCGATGAATCCAATTTGCTAAGAGACTGGGACTTTGATCGCTTCTTCCCCAAGAACGCAAACGGTCCAAGGGGCAGTGGACGTGGTAGTCCGACTACCACTGCCAGCCTGAGCCGCAGCTCCCAGCTGAGCACGCTGAAGGTGGATACGAAGCTTCAGAGGGCCAGTGTGGCGGAGGCCATCACCAGACCAGTTCCCAGGGGCTATCAGCCACTGAAGGCCGAACCAACTGCCAGCCAAAGTATTGCCAAAGAACaaggatcgggatcgggatcgggaagTGCAAGTGGTAGCGGAAGCAGTGGTAGCACCAATTCCCCAGCGCATAAGCGCCAGGACTCGGACTCCCGACTGCCGATGAACTTTGAGCGCGGCTTTCGACGCGAGAACTCGGACTTCTTCCCGTTGGCCAAGCGATACTCGGCTGTGTTCAGTGGTGCCACTGCATCGGGATCCACAGCGGGATCGCCCTCAGCACAGGCACTGCAGAGGTCGAGCGCTGTGTACCAAAGGAACAGCATttacaacagcagcatcagcagtaAGAGCAAGGAGAATGCCGCGCCTGGAACgccaggagcagctgcagcaggaacTGCCACTGTCACGGCCACGGCCAGTGCCAAACCAGGAGCAACTGCATCCACAACCACTGCCACCAAGGGAGCTGCTCCAAAGACCTCCAAGTCCCTGGGCAACTTTCACTTCCTGCGACCGCGTCGCGAAAAGACTGAATCCGTCATTGTGCTGCAGAATGCTGCCGTTCGCGCccaaaggcagcagcaactgcagcagcagcagcagcaacaacagcagcaactgcagcagcaacagcagcagcag AATcgaggaggcggcggcggaggaggcggtggcagCAGCGGCGTGGGCGCCGATGGCACTGGATTGGGAACTCCTGGGACAAGGACCAGCAGTGTCCTGCCGGATCTACTCAGCCAGGCGTCGCCGGCAACGCCACCGCGCCATGATAAATCATCCAGTGAGGAG TATCAAGCGGCCATTAGCTCATCCGTGCATTCCACGCCATCGAAATCGTTTATCGCCAGCAGCGgaagcggcggcggcggtctCGGTTTGGGGGGCGGTACCGTTGTGGGCGGCGTGATTATCAGCAGCAATCACTCGCCACAATCGACGATATCGCTCGCCTCCTCGTCCTCGAATTCGCGCCAGAATTCGCCCAAGAATTCGATCAGCAAGACGCGCTCCTCCAGCAGTATTACTAATCTCTTGCACAAATCTGCTTCTTCCTCCTCCGCGAACCTGCACCACCTGACGCCCTGCTCCTCGACGTCCTCGGCCTCGATCTCCAATCCGCTGCCACCGCACGCCTACGCCCTGCAACAGAAGCAGCGCAGTTTCCTGACCTTTGGCTTTGGGGCCGGCGGCTCTGGTCCCTCGCGACGGGAGTCGCACGTCAATGTCAATGTAACGCCCACCTCCCACGAGGCGGCCAACGATACGCCCGAGATCCGTAAGTATAAGAAGCGCTTCAACTCGGAGATCCTGTGCGCAGCGCTGTGGGGCGTCAACCTGCTGATTGGAACGGAGAATGGCTTAATGCTGCTAGATCGATCCGGTCAGGGCAAG GTATACCAGCTCATCTCGCGACGCCGTTTCCAGCAAATGGAGGTGCTAGAGGGCCAGAACATATTGGTCACCATATCCGGCAAGAAGAACCGAGTGCGCGTCTACTACTTGTCCTGGCTAAAGTCAAAGATCTTGCGCACCGACGGACTCTCCGAT CAAGTGGAGCGTCGGAACGGTTGGATAAACGTGGGTGATCTGCAAGGTGCTGTACATTTTAAGATTGTCAAATACGAGAGGATTAAGTTCCTAGTGATTGCATTAAAAGACTctattgaaatttatgcatgGGCTCCCAAACCATATCacaaatttatggcatttaaG AATTTTGGTGAACTGGAACATCGCCCGCTTTTGGTCGATCTCACCATTGAGGATCAGTCGAGACTGAAGGTGATCTATGGCTCCGCCGAGGGTTTCCATGCGGTTGATTTAGACTCAGCTGAAGTATACGATATCTATCTTCCCAAGCAT ACTCAGGGTGCAATCATTCCGCATTGTATTGTGGCGCTTCCCAACTCAAATGGCATGCAATTGCTGCTTTGCTACGACAATGAGGGCGTCTATGTGAACACAGTGGGCCGGGTTTCCAAGAACATTGTACTGCAG TGGGGCGAGATGCCCACCTCGGTGGCCTACATTGGCACTGGACAAATCATGGGCTGGGGCAATAAAGCAATAGAG ATACGTTCCGTTGAGAGCGGCCATTTGGATGGTGTGTTCATGCACAAAAAGGCGCAGCGCTTGAAATTCCTTTGCGAGCGAAACGACAAAGTATTCTTCAGCAGTGCCAAAGGTGCTTCATCGTGTCAAATCTACTTTATGACGCTCAACAAGCCGGGCATGGCCAATTGGTAA